In the genome of Cryptomeria japonica chromosome 8, Sugi_1.0, whole genome shotgun sequence, one region contains:
- the LOC131054652 gene encoding calmodulin-binding receptor-like cytoplasmic kinase 2 — translation MHTPGRSPSLYGLPKSSSKATTESSDVSQVSLYTDPNDGSTKKKHGLLSSAARGVVGVLGTCFVVSIKKKEEEDAYAFKEISISSNTTGTDRSGNLSMGSRKSNSYGNSDNQINKPGSMIFTMTELSKATGNFSPNNKIGQGGFGTVYKGKLKDGTLVAIKRAKKNIYDKHLSIEFQSEIQTLSSVEHLNLVRLLGYLEHEQERILVVEHVPNGTLREHLDCLHGIVLDLATRLDIAIDVAHAVTYLHMYTDQPIIHRDIKSSNILLTENFRAKVADFGFSRLAPTDIGATHVSTQVKGTAGYLDPEYLKTYQLTPKSDVYSFGVLLVEIITGRRPIEQKRELRERITTRWALKKFLDGDAILTLDPKINRNPAANLVIEKVLELAFQCSAPSKQDRPSMQRTAEILWNIRKDYRELLASTGEDGRLLPHPPEKAMEEESSSDMKEIIQKIEALRF, via the exons ATGCACACACCAGGAAGGTCTCCTTCTCTATATGGGCTTCCCAAGAGCTCTTCTAAGGCCACTACAGAATCCTCTGATGTTTCACAGGTATCTCTGTATACAGATCCCAATGATGGGTCTACGAAGAAGAAGCATGGCCTGCTATCATCTGCAGCCAGAGGAGTTGTGGGTGTTTTGGGCACATGTTTTGTAGTGTCtatcaagaagaaagaagaagaagatgcttaTGCCTTCAAGGAGATTTcaa TAAGCTCAAATACAACAGGCACAGATCGAAGTGGAAATCTCAGTATGGGCTCGCGGAAAAGTAACAGCTATGGGAATTCAGACAATCAGATCAATAAACCTGGGTCAATGATCTTTACCATGACTGAGCTTAGCAAGGCTACAGGAAACTTCAGTCCTAACAACAAGATTGGTCAAGGAGGTTTTGGTACAGTGTATAAAGGAAAGCTAAAAGATGGAACTCTTGTAGCCATCAAACGTGCAAAAAAG AATATATATGACAAGCATCTTTCtattgaattccaaagtgagattCAAACATTGTCTAGTGTGGAACACCTCAACCTGGTCAGATTACTTGGTTACCTAGAACACGAGCAGGAACGAATACTTGTGGTTGAACATGTGCCAAATGGAACTCTACGAGAGCATCTAGACT GTCTGCATGGAATTGTGCTCGACTTGGCTACAAGGTTAGACATTGCTATTGATGTGGCTCATGCAGTGACTTATCTTCACATGTATACAG ATCAACCCATTATCCACAGAGACATTAAATCCTCAAACATTTTGCTGACAGAAAATTTCAGGGCAAAAGTAGCTGATTTTGGCTTTTCTCGCCTTGCCCCAACAGATATTGGTGCAACTCATGTTTCTACACAGGTCAAAGGAACAGCAGGTTATCTAGACCCGGAGTATCTTAAAACCTACCAACTTACACCCAAAAGTGATGTTTATTCATTTGGTGTCTTGCTAGTTGAAATTATAACTGGGAGACGGCCAATAGAACAGAAAAGGGAGCTCAGAGAGCGGATAACTACACGCTGG GCTTTGAAGAAATTTCTGGATGGAGATGCCATATTAACATTAGATCCAAAGATAAACAGAAACCCAGCAGCAAACTTGGTGATAGAGAAAGTTCTAGAATTGGCATTCCAATGCTCTGCTCCTTCTAAACAGGACAGACCAAGCATGCAAAGGACTGCAGAAATTCTTTGGAATATTAGAAAAGATTATCGAGAATTATTAGCTTCGACTGGTGAAGATGGTCGACTTCTTCCACATCCTCCTgagaaagcaatggaagaagaatcatCCTCTGACATGAAGGaaatcattcaaaagattgaaGCTCTTCGATTCTGA